One Rosettibacter firmus genomic window carries:
- a CDS encoding purine-nucleoside phosphorylase, translated as MINLNSKYRQILERIKDDIPFEPEICIVLGSGLGDFANKIETIKSISTSNLPEYPVSTIPGHKGYLHFSKYADKKLFVVQGRIHFYEGYKISECVLPIHLAAKLNCKKIILTNAAGGVNPNLIPGDLMLIRSFISFNIKKELTELVGLASIDIKNSMLDFPSEELNEIIIQAALQEKILLREGNYWYTKGPNYETPSEIKMIQKFGGDAVGMSTVHEAFYANIMKMKVAAISCITNYAAGLSSIKLSHDEVIETAEKAKSKFERLIKKSIELM; from the coding sequence ATGATTAATCTTAATTCAAAATACAGACAAATTCTTGAAAGAATAAAGGATGATATCCCATTCGAACCAGAGATTTGTATTGTTCTGGGAAGCGGATTAGGAGATTTTGCAAATAAAATTGAAACTATAAAATCAATCTCAACTTCTAATTTGCCTGAATATCCTGTTTCAACTATTCCTGGACATAAAGGCTATCTTCATTTTTCAAAATATGCTGATAAAAAATTATTTGTCGTTCAAGGTAGAATTCATTTCTATGAAGGATATAAAATTTCTGAATGTGTATTGCCAATTCATTTAGCTGCAAAATTAAATTGTAAAAAAATTATTTTAACAAATGCTGCAGGTGGTGTTAATCCCAACCTTATTCCAGGTGATTTGATGCTTATTAGATCTTTTATTTCTTTTAACATTAAAAAAGAACTAACTGAACTTGTAGGACTTGCATCGATTGATATAAAAAATTCAATGCTCGATTTTCCATCGGAAGAATTAAATGAAATTATAATTCAAGCTGCTCTTCAAGAAAAAATACTTTTACGAGAAGGCAATTACTGGTATACAAAAGGTCCAAATTATGAAACACCTTCCGAAATAAAAATGATACAAAAATTCGGTGGCGATGCTGTTGGTATGTCTACTGTTCACGAAGCATTTTATGCAAACATAATGAAAATGAAAGTGGCTGCAATTTCGTGTATTACAAATTATGCTGCAGGATTATCTTCAATAAAATTATCTCACGATGAAGTTATTGAAACAGCTGAAAAAGCAAAAAGTAAATTCGAAAGGTTAATTAAAAAGTCTATTGAATTAATGTAG
- a CDS encoding 16S rRNA (uracil(1498)-N(3))-methyltransferase: MLLGIELYYSDLSDNKNVLLKGEEIHHLKNVMRHKIGDEIYVTNGKGNIIKCVIDNISKDKVNCNIIETYTFHNHLLNIYFCIPKLKNNDRFEFAIEKCVELGITNFIFFSSERTIKQSIKEERIKKLLISSLKQSLRAWLPEINYVKNISDLNNYEGRKILLEQNTNDLLVDFLFKNKDKIINEKTYFIFGPEGGFTEKEINNLNSVNLLRLTENRLRSETAIITTASLIATLIQ, encoded by the coding sequence ATGCTATTGGGTATAGAACTTTATTACTCGGATTTATCCGATAATAAAAATGTTTTACTTAAGGGGGAAGAAATTCACCATTTAAAAAATGTGATGAGGCATAAAATTGGTGATGAAATTTATGTCACAAATGGAAAAGGGAACATTATTAAGTGTGTAATTGATAATATATCAAAAGATAAAGTAAACTGTAACATTATAGAAACTTATACTTTTCATAACCATTTACTTAATATTTATTTCTGCATTCCTAAATTAAAAAACAATGATCGATTCGAATTTGCTATTGAAAAATGCGTAGAATTAGGAATTACTAATTTTATATTCTTTAGTTCAGAAAGAACAATCAAGCAAAGTATAAAAGAAGAAAGAATTAAAAAATTATTAATATCTTCATTAAAGCAATCACTTCGTGCATGGCTTCCTGAAATAAATTATGTAAAAAATATCTCCGATTTAAATAACTACGAAGGTAGAAAAATACTACTTGAACAAAATACCAATGATTTACTTGTAGATTTTTTGTTTAAGAATAAAGATAAAATAATTAATGAAAAAACTTATTTTATTTTTGGTCCTGAAGGTGGTTTTACAGAAAAAGAAATTAATAACTTAAACTCAGTAAATTTATTACGACTTACAGAAAACAGACTTAGAAGTGAAACTGCTATTATAACAACTGCATCATTAATAGCTACATTAATTCAATAG
- a CDS encoding CoA-binding protein, giving the protein MNDELIIKCNLLKSSKRIAVIGISRNPDKISRIIAEFLVNKGYKVYGVNPAFENANGIKVYPSLVDIPDDIDIVNVFRKSEDIHQIIPDVLTKKPKALWLQQGIRNDAAVKPVIDSGIITIQDECIMVCYNICKNKFNNF; this is encoded by the coding sequence ATGAATGACGAATTAATTATAAAATGTAATTTACTTAAATCTTCCAAAAGGATTGCGGTGATTGGTATATCCCGCAATCCAGATAAAATAAGCAGGATTATTGCAGAATTTCTGGTAAATAAAGGTTATAAAGTTTATGGAGTAAATCCTGCTTTCGAAAATGCAAATGGAATTAAAGTTTATCCAAGTTTGGTAGACATTCCTGATGATATTGATATTGTTAATGTTTTTAGAAAATCAGAAGATATTCATCAAATTATTCCAGATGTACTTACTAAAAAACCTAAAGCACTATGGTTGCAACAGGGAATTAGAAATGATGCTGCGGTTAAACCAGTAATTGATTCTGGAATTATCACAATTCAAGATGAATGTATAATGGTGTGTTATAATATTTGTAAAAATAAATTCAATAATTTCTAA
- a CDS encoding NADH-ubiquinone oxidoreductase-F iron-sulfur binding region domain-containing protein, which yields MKSFIEKCCEQCWHTSETPCEQFIACCIDGPLCHQDIKCKEKFQKLNSSLKYYEHDIPLIFIGMGTCGLASGADKVKKAIEEELEKYNIQAQIIPTGCIGYCAKEPIVDIKLPGKDRISYCEILPKDVHELIKTTLIDCNIYKKKLLGTYGKGSDAIPNINEIPFFKRQLKIVLENCGVINPTSIDEYISSGGFKALDKSLRLLTPEKVIQTVKESGLRGRGGAGFLTGLKWELAYNKESDTKYIICNADEGDPGAFMDRSVLESDPFRVIEGIIIGAYAIGASYGYIYCRAEYPLAIERLENAIRKCKEYGLLGKNILNSDFDFELKIKKGAGAFVCGEETALIASIEGKRGMPRPRPPYPVESGLWGKPTVINNVETFANIPSIINHGQQWFSSIGTESSKGTKVFALSGKVVNGGLVEVPMGITLREVVFEIGGGIPNNKKFKAIQIGGPSGGCLPESVIDTKVDYESLRNVGAMMGSGGFVVMDEDTCMVDVAKFFLTFIQNESCGKCVPCREGTKRMLEIIERIPVRYGNSGNKTEQLQRFKGIIYLQRLADVIKDTSLCGLGQSAPNPVLSGLKYFRDEYEEHLFERKCKAKVCKELLTYEIDPDLCNGCGVCLRNCPADAIIGEKKQPHQIIQIKCTKCGMCFESCRFEAVNVY from the coding sequence ATGAAAAGTTTCATCGAAAAATGCTGCGAACAATGCTGGCATACTTCAGAAACACCATGTGAACAATTTATTGCATGTTGTATAGATGGTCCTCTTTGCCATCAAGATATTAAATGTAAAGAAAAATTCCAGAAACTAAATTCTTCATTAAAATATTATGAACATGATATTCCATTAATTTTTATTGGAATGGGAACATGTGGTCTGGCTTCAGGAGCAGATAAAGTTAAAAAAGCAATAGAAGAAGAATTAGAAAAGTATAATATCCAAGCACAAATTATTCCTACTGGTTGTATTGGTTATTGTGCTAAAGAACCAATTGTTGATATTAAACTTCCTGGCAAAGATAGAATTTCATATTGTGAAATACTTCCTAAAGATGTTCATGAATTAATTAAAACCACATTAATTGATTGTAACATTTATAAGAAAAAATTGTTAGGCACTTATGGCAAAGGTTCTGATGCAATCCCAAACATTAATGAAATTCCATTTTTCAAAAGACAATTAAAAATAGTTCTGGAAAATTGTGGTGTTATAAATCCTACATCTATTGATGAATATATCTCTTCTGGTGGATTTAAAGCATTAGACAAATCTCTAAGATTATTAACCCCAGAAAAAGTTATACAAACAGTAAAAGAAAGTGGCCTAAGAGGAAGGGGTGGAGCTGGTTTTTTAACTGGACTTAAATGGGAACTTGCTTACAATAAGGAGTCTGATACTAAATATATCATATGTAATGCAGACGAAGGTGATCCAGGTGCATTTATGGATCGTTCAGTTCTTGAAAGTGATCCATTTAGAGTAATTGAAGGAATTATTATTGGTGCATATGCAATTGGTGCTTCTTATGGATATATATATTGTCGTGCTGAATATCCTCTTGCTATAGAAAGACTTGAAAATGCAATAAGAAAGTGTAAGGAATATGGATTACTTGGGAAAAACATTTTAAACAGCGATTTCGATTTTGAATTAAAAATTAAAAAAGGTGCTGGTGCTTTTGTTTGTGGTGAAGAAACTGCATTAATAGCTTCGATTGAAGGGAAAAGAGGAATGCCAAGACCACGTCCACCTTATCCAGTTGAATCTGGTCTTTGGGGTAAACCAACTGTTATAAATAATGTAGAAACTTTTGCTAATATACCTTCAATTATAAATCATGGTCAGCAATGGTTTTCATCAATAGGAACAGAAAGTAGTAAAGGAACAAAAGTATTTGCTCTTAGTGGTAAAGTTGTTAATGGAGGACTCGTAGAAGTTCCAATGGGAATAACATTGCGAGAAGTAGTTTTTGAAATTGGCGGAGGAATTCCTAATAATAAAAAATTCAAAGCTATTCAAATTGGTGGCCCTTCGGGTGGATGTCTTCCAGAGTCAGTCATTGATACTAAAGTAGATTATGAATCTCTTCGTAATGTAGGTGCAATGATGGGCTCAGGTGGATTTGTTGTGATGGACGAAGATACATGTATGGTTGATGTTGCAAAATTTTTCTTAACATTTATTCAAAATGAATCTTGTGGAAAATGTGTTCCATGCCGCGAAGGTACAAAAAGAATGCTCGAAATTATTGAGAGAATTCCTGTTCGATATGGAAATAGTGGAAATAAAACAGAACAACTTCAAAGATTCAAAGGCATTATTTATTTACAAAGATTAGCTGATGTAATAAAAGATACTTCACTTTGTGGCTTGGGACAAAGTGCTCCTAATCCAGTTCTATCTGGACTAAAATATTTTAGAGATGAATACGAAGAACATTTGTTTGAAAGAAAATGTAAAGCTAAAGTATGTAAAGAATTATTAACTTATGAAATTGATCCAGATTTATGTAATGGATGTGGTGTTTGTTTAAGAAATTGTCCTGCAGATGCAATAATTGGAGAAAAGAAACAACCTCATCAAATCATCCAGATTAAATGTACAAAATGCGGTATGTGTTTTGAATCATGCCGATTTGAAGCTGTTAATGTTTATTAA
- the nuoE gene encoding NADH-quinone oxidoreductase subunit NuoE, with the protein MHNHLFQKYPKNDRSNLIALLQDVQDIYGYLPEEALKDISEHLNISLSSVYGVATFYNQFRLTPLGKNVIRVCRGTACHVKNSANLLIALENELGITAGKTTRDKLFTLETVACIGACSIAPVININDEYYGRVTVKEIPRILNKYRKEELSKRKQEQIESAE; encoded by the coding sequence ATGCATAATCATCTTTTTCAAAAATATCCTAAAAATGATAGAAGTAATTTAATAGCTCTATTGCAAGATGTTCAGGATATTTATGGTTATTTACCAGAAGAAGCATTAAAAGATATATCCGAACATTTAAATATTTCTTTGAGCAGTGTTTATGGTGTAGCTACATTTTATAATCAATTCAGATTAACTCCTTTAGGAAAAAATGTTATTAGAGTTTGCAGAGGAACTGCCTGTCATGTAAAAAACTCTGCTAATCTTCTGATAGCTCTTGAGAATGAACTGGGTATTACTGCTGGAAAAACAACAAGAGATAAGTTATTTACACTTGAAACAGTAGCATGTATTGGTGCATGTAGTATTGCACCAGTAATAAATATTAATGATGAATATTATGGAAGAGTTACAGTTAAAGAAATTCCCAGGATACTCAATAAGTATCGTAAAGAAGAATTATCAAAACGTAAACAGGAACAAATCGAGAGTGCAGAATGA
- the gcvP gene encoding aminomethyl-transferring glycine dehydrogenase, producing MESNIFYDRFVDRHIGPSDEDIEKMCSVIGVNSLDELIDKTVPSNIRLKDKLELEEPITEYQLIARLKEIASKNKVFKCYIGLGYYPTITPSVIKRNILENPGWYTQYTPYQAEISQGRLEALLNFQTMIIDLTKMQIANASLLDEGTAAAEAMSMLYASRKSNKKNSNVFLVSDDVFPQTIDVLKARSEPHGIELRIGKISNIELTEDVFGILVQYPAADGEIYDYSDLFKEADSKGIYKAVAADLMSLAVLTPPGEFGADVVVGSTQRFGVPMGFGGPHAAYFATKEEFKRQIPGRIIGVSIDSHGKPALRMALQTREQHIKREHATSNICTAQVLLAIMAGMYAVYHGPKGIRAIAERIHNLASILDYGLNAMGIKQLNKNYFDTLKILMNSKEELEKVKSIAIKNKINFRYIDSITIGISISEVDTLDDIKLLLKIFAEALNKKFDENILINQYKEFPENLKRKSKYLTHPVFNSYYSETEMMRYIKNLERKDLSLTTSMISLGSCTMKLNAATELLALSWSEFSDLHPFAPLDQAEGYLQLFKELEEDLKKITGFDAVSLQPNSGAQGEFTGLMVIRAYHHSRGESHRNIVLIPSSAHGTNPASAVMAGNKVIVVKCDESGNIDVNDLKEKAEQYKENLSALMVTYPSTHGVFEEAIVEICDIIHKNGGLVYMDGANLNAQVGLTNPALIGADVCHLNLHKTFAIPHGGGGPGVGPIAVAKHLAPFLPGHPIVKVGGEKPIPAVASAPWGSASILPISYAYIKMMGADGLTKATKVAILNANYIKAKLKNYYQTLYTGKNGFVAHELIFDTRKFKQTANIDVDDIAKRLMDYGYHAPTVSFPVPGTLMVEPTESESLRELDKFCDAMISIRKEIEEIENGIYNKEDNVLKNAPHTAEDVISDNWNHSYSRRKAAFPSKYALENKFWPAVGRINNAYGDRNLFCVCPPISEYEKIEVNT from the coding sequence ATGGAGTCTAATATTTTTTATGACAGATTCGTCGATAGGCATATTGGTCCAAGCGACGAAGATATTGAAAAAATGTGTAGTGTAATTGGTGTAAATTCACTTGACGAGTTAATTGATAAAACAGTACCATCCAATATTAGATTAAAAGACAAACTCGAGCTTGAAGAACCAATTACAGAATATCAATTAATTGCACGTTTAAAAGAAATAGCATCAAAAAATAAGGTTTTCAAGTGTTATATTGGTCTGGGTTATTATCCAACAATTACACCATCAGTTATTAAAAGAAATATACTTGAAAATCCAGGCTGGTATACTCAATACACACCATATCAAGCAGAAATTTCGCAGGGAAGACTTGAAGCATTATTAAATTTCCAGACCATGATTATTGATTTAACCAAAATGCAAATAGCAAATGCATCACTCTTAGATGAAGGAACTGCTGCAGCAGAAGCAATGTCGATGCTATATGCTTCAAGAAAGTCCAACAAAAAAAATTCTAATGTTTTTTTAGTTTCTGATGATGTTTTCCCTCAAACAATTGATGTTCTTAAAGCCAGAAGTGAACCACATGGTATTGAATTGAGAATTGGAAAAATAAGTAATATAGAACTAACAGAAGATGTATTTGGAATACTTGTTCAATATCCAGCAGCTGATGGCGAAATATATGATTATTCTGATCTTTTCAAAGAAGCTGATTCAAAAGGAATTTATAAAGCTGTTGCTGCAGATTTAATGAGTCTTGCTGTCTTAACTCCTCCTGGAGAATTTGGTGCAGACGTTGTTGTTGGTTCAACACAAAGATTTGGTGTTCCAATGGGATTTGGTGGACCTCATGCTGCTTACTTTGCAACTAAAGAAGAATTTAAAAGACAAATACCAGGTAGAATAATTGGAGTATCTATTGATTCACATGGTAAACCTGCTTTAAGAATGGCACTTCAAACAAGAGAACAACACATTAAACGTGAACATGCAACAAGTAATATTTGTACAGCACAGGTTTTACTTGCAATAATGGCTGGTATGTATGCTGTATATCATGGTCCAAAAGGAATTAGAGCTATTGCTGAAAGAATTCATAATCTTGCTTCTATTCTTGATTATGGTTTGAATGCAATGGGTATTAAACAATTAAATAAAAACTATTTTGATACTTTGAAAATTTTAATGAACTCAAAAGAAGAATTAGAAAAAGTAAAGTCAATTGCAATTAAAAATAAAATTAACTTTAGATATATTGATTCAATAACAATTGGAATTTCTATTAGTGAAGTAGATACACTTGATGATATAAAATTATTATTAAAAATTTTCGCTGAAGCTCTTAATAAAAAATTTGATGAGAATATTTTAATAAATCAATACAAAGAATTTCCAGAAAATTTGAAACGAAAAAGTAAGTATCTCACTCATCCAGTTTTTAATTCTTATTACTCAGAAACTGAAATGATGCGTTACATAAAAAATCTTGAAAGAAAAGATTTATCTCTTACTACTTCGATGATTTCTCTTGGTTCATGCACAATGAAACTCAATGCTGCTACTGAGTTATTAGCTTTATCCTGGAGTGAATTTTCTGATTTGCATCCATTTGCACCTCTGGATCAAGCAGAAGGTTATTTACAATTATTTAAAGAACTTGAAGAAGACTTGAAAAAAATAACAGGTTTTGATGCCGTTTCACTTCAACCAAATTCTGGTGCTCAGGGTGAATTTACAGGATTGATGGTTATACGTGCGTATCATCATAGTCGTGGAGAATCTCATAGAAATATTGTTTTAATTCCCTCGTCTGCACATGGAACAAACCCGGCAAGTGCTGTAATGGCTGGTAATAAAGTGATTGTTGTTAAATGTGACGAATCAGGAAATATTGATGTAAATGATTTGAAAGAAAAAGCTGAACAATATAAAGAAAACTTATCTGCATTAATGGTTACCTATCCATCAACACATGGAGTATTTGAAGAAGCTATTGTTGAAATTTGCGATATCATACATAAAAATGGTGGATTAGTTTATATGGATGGTGCCAACTTGAATGCTCAAGTAGGTTTAACAAATCCAGCTTTGATTGGTGCAGATGTATGTCATTTGAATCTTCATAAAACTTTTGCAATCCCTCATGGAGGTGGGGGACCAGGAGTAGGACCTATTGCTGTTGCTAAACATCTTGCACCATTTTTACCTGGACACCCAATAGTAAAAGTTGGTGGAGAAAAGCCTATCCCAGCAGTTGCATCAGCACCCTGGGGAAGTGCAAGTATCTTACCTATTTCATATGCCTATATTAAAATGATGGGAGCTGATGGTCTTACAAAAGCTACTAAAGTAGCAATTCTAAATGCAAATTATATTAAAGCAAAATTAAAAAATTATTATCAAACACTTTACACTGGTAAAAATGGTTTTGTAGCTCATGAATTAATTTTTGATACAAGAAAATTTAAACAAACTGCAAATATTGATGTAGACGACATTGCAAAAAGATTAATGGATTATGGCTATCACGCTCCTACTGTTTCTTTCCCTGTACCGGGTACATTAATGGTGGAACCAACTGAAAGTGAATCTCTGAGAGAATTAGATAAATTTTGTGACGCAATGATTTCTATAAGAAAAGAAATTGAAGAAATCGAAAATGGAATATATAATAAAGAAGATAATGTACTTAAAAATGCACCTCACACTGCTGAAGATGTTATTAGTGATAACTGGAATCATTCATACTCTAGAAGAAAAGCTGCTTTTCCATCTAAATATGCTCTGGAAAATAAATTCTGGCCAGCTGTAGGAAGAATAAACAATGCCTATGGCGATAGAAATCTATTTTGTGTTTGTCCACCAATTAGTGAATACGAAAAAATTGAAGTAAATACATGA
- the cdd gene encoding cytidine deaminase: MLTNKELAYKAIEAKSKSVAPYSKFRVGAALLTEDGKVYLGANIESSSYSLTICAERTAVFQAILEGERKFKAIAIASDAEDFCPPCGACRQVLLDLCGKELEVVMINQKDEIKSFLLKELIPFSFGEEYLNHD, from the coding sequence ATGCTTACCAATAAAGAACTTGCTTATAAAGCCATTGAAGCTAAATCAAAATCAGTAGCCCCATATTCAAAATTTCGTGTTGGTGCTGCATTACTTACAGAAGATGGAAAAGTTTATTTAGGTGCCAATATTGAAAGTTCATCTTACAGTTTAACAATATGTGCAGAGCGAACAGCAGTATTTCAGGCAATACTCGAAGGCGAAAGAAAATTCAAAGCAATTGCAATAGCAAGCGATGCAGAAGATTTTTGTCCACCATGTGGTGCCTGCCGTCAGGTTTTATTAGATTTATGTGGAAAAGAACTTGAAGTAGTTATGATTAATCAAAAGGATGAAATAAAATCTTTTCTATTAAAAGAACTAATTCCATTTTCATTTGGGGAGGAATATTTAAATCATGATTGA
- a CDS encoding thymidine kinase: protein MIEHSPHLMPKNIGWIEVIAGCMFSGKTEELIRRLRRAKIAKQNVKIFKPRIDVRYSTSDIVSHSEQSMPSILVESAKEILEYTSEAQVVGIDEAQFFDMTLVDVCNQLANEGKRVIVAGLDQDYRGIPFEPIPQLLAIAEYITKTLAICVVCGNPADRTQRKVLSSERVLVGATESYEARCRKCHYIPE, encoded by the coding sequence ATGATTGAACACTCACCTCATTTGATGCCTAAAAATATTGGATGGATTGAAGTAATTGCTGGTTGTATGTTCAGTGGAAAAACTGAAGAATTGATTAGAAGATTGCGAAGAGCAAAAATTGCAAAACAAAATGTTAAAATATTTAAACCCAGGATCGATGTTCGTTATTCTACCAGTGATATTGTTTCGCATAGCGAGCAATCGATGCCTTCAATTTTAGTTGAATCTGCAAAAGAAATTTTAGAATATACATCCGAAGCTCAGGTTGTTGGAATTGACGAAGCTCAATTTTTTGATATGACATTAGTTGACGTTTGCAATCAATTAGCTAATGAAGGTAAAAGAGTTATTGTTGCAGGTTTAGATCAAGATTATAGAGGAATTCCTTTCGAACCAATACCACAATTATTAGCTATTGCAGAATACATCACAAAAACTCTTGCTATTTGTGTAGTATGTGGTAATCCCGCCGATAGAACTCAAAGAAAAGTATTATCTTCAGAAAGAGTACTTGTTGGAGCTACAGAAAGTTATGAAGCAAGATGTAGAAAATGTCATTACATCCCAGAATAA
- a CDS encoding NupC/NupG family nucleoside CNT transporter, translating to MNIISLIRGIIGIALIIGIAFILSNNKKKINWRLVLSGLLIQITFAILILKGDQLSKFFLPLGWPKEFFRFISSFFVLILNFTSEGAKFVFGNLGLGPGNEGSLGVFFAFQVLPTIVFFASLMSVLYYLGIMQKVVQGMAWVMARLMGTSGAESLSCTANIFVGQTEAPLMIKPYLKGMTQSELLTIMVGGMATIAGGVMAAYIQMLGSAFAQAHNIPLEEAQLIFATHLLGASVMAAPAALLISKIIYPETEVPETMGTVKVKVEKNASNIIEAAASGATDGLTLALNVAAMLIAFISLIALINYFLGWVGNTFGFNNFLISKFGNPLSLQLIFGSILQFLAFGIGVPWDSAYNFGSLIGTKIVLNEFVAYLDMSKLIETKVLINDKAILMATYALCGFANFSSIAIQIGGISPLAPGRRADLAKLGIRAVIGGTLANLMTATLAGILF from the coding sequence ATGAATATAATTTCTTTAATTCGTGGAATAATTGGTATTGCTCTCATTATTGGTATTGCTTTTATATTATCAAATAATAAGAAAAAAATTAATTGGCGACTTGTATTAAGTGGATTACTCATTCAAATTACTTTTGCAATTTTAATTCTCAAAGGAGATCAATTAAGCAAATTTTTTTTACCACTTGGTTGGCCTAAAGAATTTTTTAGATTTATCAGTAGTTTCTTTGTTTTGATTTTAAATTTTACATCAGAAGGAGCGAAATTTGTTTTTGGTAATTTAGGTTTAGGTCCAGGTAACGAAGGAAGTCTTGGTGTTTTTTTTGCATTTCAAGTTTTACCAACTATTGTATTTTTTGCAAGCTTAATGTCTGTACTTTATTATCTTGGAATTATGCAAAAAGTTGTTCAGGGAATGGCATGGGTAATGGCAAGATTAATGGGTACAAGTGGTGCCGAGTCACTTTCTTGCACAGCTAATATTTTTGTTGGTCAAACAGAAGCTCCATTAATGATCAAACCATATTTGAAAGGAATGACACAAAGTGAACTTCTTACAATTATGGTTGGTGGTATGGCTACTATAGCAGGTGGAGTAATGGCTGCTTATATTCAAATGCTTGGTTCAGCTTTTGCGCAGGCACATAATATTCCATTAGAAGAAGCTCAATTAATTTTTGCAACTCATCTACTTGGTGCAAGTGTTATGGCTGCACCAGCAGCTTTATTAATTTCAAAAATAATATATCCCGAAACTGAAGTACCTGAAACAATGGGAACAGTAAAAGTAAAAGTAGAAAAAAATGCATCGAATATAATTGAAGCAGCTGCTTCTGGTGCTACAGATGGTTTAACTCTCGCACTCAATGTTGCTGCAATGCTTATTGCATTTATTTCTCTTATAGCTTTAATAAATTACTTTTTAGGTTGGGTTGGTAATACATTTGGGTTTAATAATTTTTTAATTTCAAAATTTGGTAATCCTTTAAGTCTTCAATTAATATTTGGTTCTATCTTACAGTTTCTGGCTTTTGGTATTGGAGTTCCCTGGGATAGTGCATATAATTTCGGAAGTTTGATAGGGACTAAAATTGTTTTAAATGAATTTGTAGCATATCTTGACATGAGTAAATTAATTGAAACAAAAGTTTTAATTAACGACAAGGCAATTTTGATGGCTACATATGCACTTTGTGGATTTGCTAATTTTAGCTCAATTGCAATTCAAATAGGTGGAATATCACCACTGGCACCAGGTCGAAGAGCTGATTTAGCTAAATTAGGTATTAGAGCAGTCATTGGTGGTACTTTAGCAAATTTAATGACAGCAACTCTGGCAGGTATTCTCTTTTAA